From a region of the Rhodococcus sp. 4CII genome:
- a CDS encoding Mu transposase domain-containing protein → MDTDRRAMLTLPPVQPGTGWRQSTRMAPDHYIRLDSNDYSVHPSVIGRRIEVTADLVRL, encoded by the coding sequence ATGGACACCGACCGACGCGCGATGCTGACGCTGCCTCCTGTGCAACCGGGCACCGGATGGCGGCAGTCGACGCGGATGGCCCCCGATCACTACATTCGCCTTGACTCCAACGACTACTCGGTGCACCCGTCGGTGATCGGCCGGCGGATCGAGGTCACCGCCGACCTGGTCCGGTTGTGA
- a CDS encoding helix-turn-helix transcriptional regulator, whose product MAIGDLSVAAGVSSTHLAQRFKELIGVKPKRLARTYRFAAPVFAINKPDRSTGAISPVAQATSTTSSGRSPGSRRPGTSKSGGGSCANIPATRWTAVRCRTIDFLQVRQLMTR is encoded by the coding sequence GTGGCGATCGGCGACCTGAGCGTGGCCGCCGGTGTCAGCAGCACTCATCTGGCGCAGCGGTTCAAGGAGCTCATCGGCGTCAAGCCGAAGCGGCTGGCCCGCACCTACCGCTTCGCCGCCCCCGTGTTCGCGATCAACAAGCCGGACCGATCGACTGGGGCGATCTCGCCGGTGGCGCAGGCTACTTCGACCACGAGTTCCGGGCGTTCCCCGGGCTCACGCAGACCCGGCACGTCGAAGTCCGGCGGCGGTTCCTGCGCGAACATCCCGGCCACGCGCTGGACGGCTGTCCGCTGCCGGACGATTGATTTCTTACAAGTGCGACAGCTCATGACACGCTAA
- a CDS encoding dihydrofolate reductase family protein, protein MGKVVMYSSVSVDGFVADENDQPGPLFDWLSSGDVPLDESGELNVSQTSYDYIRPYWDQIGATLVGRHVFDITDGWGGNPPGGIDHVVVVTHRPEPEGWDPEAPFHFVDGVEAAVAKAQELAGDRMVEVAAGDVGGQVLAAGLIDEVRMDVVPVVFGSGKRYFGSVHAQHLLEDPDVVIQGNRVLHLRYRVRR, encoded by the coding sequence GTGGGCAAGGTGGTCATGTACAGCTCGGTGTCGGTGGACGGCTTCGTCGCGGACGAGAATGACCAGCCCGGACCGCTGTTCGACTGGTTGTCCAGCGGTGACGTCCCGTTGGACGAGAGCGGCGAGTTGAACGTGTCGCAGACGTCCTACGACTACATCCGGCCGTACTGGGACCAGATCGGGGCGACACTCGTCGGCCGCCACGTCTTCGACATTACTGACGGCTGGGGCGGGAATCCTCCGGGCGGGATCGATCACGTGGTCGTCGTGACCCACCGGCCGGAGCCCGAGGGCTGGGACCCCGAGGCGCCGTTTCACTTCGTCGACGGCGTCGAGGCAGCCGTGGCCAAGGCGCAGGAGCTTGCGGGTGACCGCATGGTCGAGGTCGCCGCTGGCGACGTCGGTGGCCAGGTGCTTGCCGCGGGCCTGATCGACGAGGTGCGCATGGACGTCGTGCCCGTCGTGTTCGGGTCCGGCAAGCGCTACTTCGGGTCGGTCCACGCGCAGCACCTGTTGGAGGATCCTGACGTGGTGATTCAGGGCAACCGGGTGCTTCACCTGCGCTATCGGGTGCGCCGTTGA